DNA from Carassius carassius chromosome 25, fCarCar2.1, whole genome shotgun sequence:
agaGAGAGCTGAATGTATGTAGATAGATGTGTAGGTAGATATAAAATAAGGCAAAATGATAAAAAACCTAAATATTTCTCATGTCAATTCACACCCTCAACCAGGATTCTCACTGTCTTTGTAAAATCTTATAATTCCATCGgcatttttataatgaatatatatatatatatatatatatatatatatatatatatatatatatatatatatatatatacagtacagaccaaaagtttggaaacattactatttttaatgtttttgaaagaagtttcttctgcacatcaagcctgcatttatttgatcaaaaaaacagtaatattgtgaaatattattacaacttaaaataatagttttctatttgaatatacttaaaaaaaaaaaaaaattattcctgtgatgcaaagctgaattttcagcatcattactccagccttcagtgtcacatgtaacatccagtctatcacatgatcatttagaaatcattctaatattctgatttattatgagtgttggaaacagttctgttgtctaatatatttgatgaataaaaggttaaaaagaactgcatttattcaaaataaaaaatatatattctaataatatattttctttactatcactttttatcaatttaacacaaccttgctgaataaaagtattgattttatttaaaaaaagaaagaaaaaaaaattactgaccccaaattactgaccagtagtgtatattgttattacaaaatatttatattttaaaaacatagcatttttttttttaccttttattcatcaaagtatcctaaaaaagtatcacatgttctgaaaaaatatttagcagcagaactgtttccaaccttgaatgaatcatcatattagaatgatttctaaaggatcatgtgataatgatcctaaaaactcagctatatatatatatagatctatagatatatagatctatatatagatatatatatatatagatatataagcTCTAAAATCTTTTATATGGAGAAATTGTGAGTATTAGGCTGTCATCGTTAACACGTGATTAATTTTACGATCCTTAACGCATTAAAATAAGTTAACGCAATTAAAAAAGTTTTGGTGGATATGGACTGTGGTCAAGTTAAAGACAATTGCGGTGGCATACAGCATACAGTAAGCACTCTTGAGTCGGATATAATAACGCATGTATGAGTGCTCTTGGCGCATTAATCGCACATTGTATTTCCATTGTTTCCACTCACTTTCacaataatgttttgatttgtcatgtttgtttctgtgttaAGTTATACGGAATGGATCCATGTACTGTAGTAGATACACTGTATGCAGGCAGCAGGCAGttggttgagtttttttttttttttatctccatgAGGAGATCGCAACTTGgcttctttaaaatgtaaaaaagctatTTGCTGTTGCAGTGTACACATACTAAAAAATTCtgatattatttttctttcatatGTGCTTATATGGGCTCCTTATATAATTTGGTCCTTTGGTGTCCTTTTGGAGTTTCTAAGTGTCCTTTTTTGGAAAGACATCTAAATTTATCTTGGAAAAAAGCTTGCAGAAAATTTTGATATTTGAGAATCACCCTTCAGTCTTTTGGTTTGCTTTGCTGGATatagcaaatgatgacaaaaaaacatttgaaaaagatAAATGGTCTATTCTTAATTTCAGGAAGtgtgcgattaatcgtgattaattacagaagattatttgattttaaaattgactcgattgacagccctaataaataCACTTATCCAGTTCATCTAGAGTCTGAAATTTTGAGAATCAGTGCAATAGATCATAAACAGCTGTTCTTGCCAGTTTTAGTCGATAACACTGAATAAACCTGAAGTGTCTGAGTTTGTGAAATATAAGACTATGTAAGTGTCTCTAGATGTGTTTGGATTTCTTAACCTAATTAAACACAGAAAGAcaatgtgaaattaaatatttaggcTTCAAGAACTCATGATGAGAGATGATCTACTGAGATGATAAAATGAAAGCATTGATCTTTATCTGGAGGGACTGTTTTTGTAGCTTTTTTTGAGGTTTTGGCCAAATTGCAGTAGGGCTGGATAACAAAGTTATCCAAATGTCTTTGTGACATGATATTGAGTCAtactagaaataaaataaaaataggttttCACTCtttgagtatttatttatttttaatttaaaataatgaagaatATAAGTAATTTGCCAttttatacacatacagtatactgcatttattgaatttattgcattttcataGTCAGGCTAAgtgtcttttgtgtttttgtaagaaataacGTGCCACATGTCAGTTTGCATCTATTCGTGTCTTCAGTGAGCACTGTCCCAAGGTCCTCATTGATTTTGAATATAGGAAGATGTTCCATCATTGTTTTGATTTGCAAAGCTGGGCTCCGTACGCTGCGTCTACTGGGGAAGTGATGTGATCATTTGCAGCCTTGTAAATGCAGTCCTCTTATGGAGATTCTTTGGCGTGAATAGCATTACCTAAACTCCCTGTGGTCGATGATAAACATTTGGTTTAGCTTGGTGTAGTCTGTGGCGGGATGTTCAGCTCTTGAGTAATCAAGTCGCTGCAGTCTGGTCTTTGTCCAGTCatatgtgttcttttttttttctccaacaaAATGCTCCAGTCCAATGGcaatttacaaataattaaatatgaattgaTATTTGCATATATACACCACAACATTGCATTTTGCAGTCATCAGCTTTTGTACATTGGtgatgatattttgtaaatcCATTCACGTCGTGGCTTAACTCCTCAAGGctgattttctctctctgtctttgctctgaaatgaaagaaaataattgaTTAGTTATGAACAATGTCAGGTCcaacaattttttgttgttgttgttctttttaataattttttttgtttgtttgtatttatttatttatttacattaatatattatatttattaatgttttaaaattgtttaatatcCATTTAGTTTCATATAAATGTATTGAAATGTAgttaaatttttacattgaagtttGTGTTTAGGTAATTTTTACAAGTTTattgattttcagtttttaaggagtttttgACTCTTGATGATTcatgttgctgtttggcattaaTGCGCCTGCTGTTTTTCTCCTATCACCTTTCAGTTTGCGgtagcacacacacacctggctgACATTTCccgattttctttttttcttagaaCAGGAGCAGATGGAATGCCATCGTTCCTGCAGCCCTCGTCTGATGTAGGAGGAGTTCCTAGTCAAAACACTCAACCTTAACTGATGAAGTCAGACAGAATCCCATTTGAAAATAACCCTGACCTTCAACGTtttcctttctttcctttttttcttcctcACTCCTATTTTTTTCTCCAGCCCCTCCTCTAAGTTCAGTGCCACTTTAAAGTCAGCAGCGCTCTTACTCCAGGGATCACTTATGGGCAAACTAATAGGATTTTGCCTACATTTGCTTTTCATATCCTGTCTAACTCACCGTAGAGAAATTATTATTGCTGGAGCTTACGTCCAAATGCCCAGATTGATCGTACGCTCCCGTTGGTCTGAAGTCCTTTATAAACACATTATTTCCAAGTACTTTGAGGCAGGAAACAAATCACAGCAAATTCTCAAATATCTTTATATCAATAAATTAATGTTCACctccttttttcttctttcaagcAGCTACGGTTCTCTTAACACAAATATTTGGCTTCACCTTAGGTTGACGTTTAACGTTGACAGCTTTCTAAAGATCACAACGAGAcaatgtgtgtgcatgcatgggTTTAGATGTGTAACTTTAGCCTCTGGTGGTGACAGGATGGGTAGATTATTAAAACCAGTCTTGTGTTTGAGCTAATCCCAATATATGAGTTTTGCACCCTTTTAATGCACCATATACActcttttgattgtttttatagtGTTCAGGAGTATTTGCACAGACCATTTCGCTGCTGCCTACAAGCTAGATTTCCTTCATTTATGGTTCTGAAGCGTACCGCCCCACCTATGTTAAAGGATGACCCAATTCCAGCCCAACTTGAATTTATGTGCCTTCACTTTCCAGAAGGTATTGAAGTATTCACATTTGGCTGTTTTATAAGATCCCACTTTTGGCCAAATCTTTCAGGACGAATTCGAATGAAATGGCAGTTTACGGAGGAAAAAATGTTGGCTCTTTAATGCGCGGTGCTAACACTTCAAATAATTTCATATTGTGTCAAATGTTCGGGCTCCCGTTAGAGAAAGTCTCTAAACTCTTCCATATGCTTGTAATGAGAGAAGTCTTGATAATTATGCAGAAAATATGACCTACGTTACTTTTTATTCAGTTACCATCTGAGCAGATGCCATAAATGAAAGGAAGACATCGCATTTGCCTCAAAGACTTTTTCTGAGTAATCCAGTCTGGTTATGCAATCTATCCAAACCTATGCCCTCACCTGCAAGAAACCAAACGTCCACCACTACTGACTAGTGTGGTTTAGCCAGATGGACAGAGGAAGATGGTGTCAAAACACAAAAATAGGGGTAATTTCTACCTCTGTCATATTTGTGGTACATCCATGTGGATATAGTGATGTAGAAATAGTAGTTaccgagtgagtgagtgtgtgcatgtacaAACATCAAGAAGCAGtccaagataaaaaaaacaaaaaaaacaaatacagataAACCCGCCAGATGCATCAGAAGCTGGAAAATGTTTAGGGTAAAATCGATCATTTTTATATAGACACAAATCTGTTTGAGTCTTGAATGTCTTAACAGGCAAAAGTAGCAGTTTTGTGCCGCTCGACTGTCTCCGTTTGATTTAAATGTCCATTTCACTCTTTCGCTGGAGAATCTcgaagcagctgtctgttttgtgtCAGATTACAGACGCTTTGGCAAAAACCCGAACATTTGAATTCAGTTATACCTCCATGTCTTTCCCCCTGGTTTGTGTGTTCTTTATTTCGTCTTTCTCTTTCTTTAGAAACAATAAAGCTGCGCGTCTTGGCTGAGTGATATTTTCACGGCGTAATGAGCACTAAGTAGGGGTAAAAGAGACGAGTGTGGTTTTGGAGCGCACAGACCCACTTCTGAAAGCGCACTACAAAGGCTAGGCATGGTCTGTTTCAAATATCTGCCTGCCACTGGAATCCTGAAGACATGGGCGTATTTCTCGATTGGACTTATAAAGATCTATCATTTCGTTTAGTACGGATTAAGGTTACGGCCTGAAATGGGAGTGTTAGCCTTTGGCCTGTTGTTGTTTCTAGCTCTGTGGTTTCTGGTTTGTTTCTATGTGATTTTCAACAACAAACAGTTTAGCAAATAAAACCTTTAAGTTGCCAGTTATAAATTTGCATTATAAGGAGCTCttgtttattttgtacatttgtttCAGTCTTTTTGGTTTTTACAGTATTGAACATCTAGGAATTAGAATTAAATACTTAAAGATGCTTAATCAGTTGCTAATTTGTGCTTGACTGATATCTACAGAACAATAGTGGCTGATGTCAAATTTATGAATATTTTGCCTATTTAGCTGTCTGGGTACATGAATTGGACACACAGACTTGTTGACATTTCATTAAAGCAGTTATTTTGATGTAGAAAATGATTAAATAGCAGCCAGTTGGATCTGTTTGGCTTTTTAAAATTAGTTTGCCAATTCTTTTTTGGGATTTACAAGaaactatatttttgtatttagtaTTTTTCTTGCAAGATAAATCCATAAAAATCTTAATCTAATGGTCTTAATGCCCTCATCTTAAAGTGCAAAGACCGCTATGTTACTTTCAGAAATCTGTGCAAATCATGCTCTGAAAAATTTATGAAGGTCCGAGCAAGTTGCATGTCATGCTTGACAAGGATACTAATTGGGCAATGAGGAAGCGACTAAGAACAACACAGGATGTGAGAGTGAAACGCTGAGGTTGGTGCATAGCTACTTGGGGGAAAATACCCAGCAGCAGATGTTCCCTAGATTCTCGTGGTCTGATATATAGATCATGGATCATTAGCATTTGCTTGTTTATGCCTCCTATTTGCTCATTTGTTATAAATGGCCCAAACTAGGTTAGTTGTAATTCACCCGTTTGGTGCAGAGTATACACGGCGGAATCAGATGccatctttttttgtttatttccttCGCTACAGACTTTAAAAGAtccagaaaaagaaaatgtagctCAACGGCTTCTGGAAGCACTTCAGGTTTTTGAAGATTAAACACACATTGCGGTTGTGAGATACCCTGACTAAAAATGCTCTTGTGTCATGGCGGAGTGTAATTGTCTTGAGTGTGTGTTATATTTCAACCTCAGACAGTTCTTCGCCACGCAAGTTTAAATTACAGTTTTCCCCTGTTTTTGGTTTGGTGTCATTGTATTCCTCACAGCCAAAGCGtgatttatggttttatttttaatgtgctgTGGAGTTGGCTCCACGGGCCAAGGTCAGCACAGTCACGCTCGCCGGGGGAAGAGATGGATGATGTGTTTGTATATTACCTGACAGTCTCTTTGTTGATTTGATATTTTCCGTTGGGCTACATTTAATCCGATCTTTCACTGCATCTGTCTATGAGGTCATGGTAGCAGCGCACTCTGTAACAGAGATATTGCTCTTGATGGAAAAGGACATGTGGATGAAGTCATAACCCAGCTTCAGAGCACCTAGGACTGTTTACAGTGACAAATGTTATCTCGTGGAGGCTGAGAATTACGACGCAGATTCACTAAAAGGTGTAGTTGGCTGGTGTAGAAGACTGAACACTGTCTGAAATCACTAGTTGATTATTACTTAGAAAGCATGTACTAAATTATGCCTTATCAGCTTTCTGTTATCTCAAAAGTTTTGGCTGTGTCAGTTCTAGAAGTTAGGAATACGGTTTGTGTATATCAACTGCTTTGTTGTGGCTCGTATTACAGAAATGCTTTGTAGAAAGGAACAAACCCTTAAACTACTTGTTTGAATGTACTCTCAAATAAACAAAGTTACTCTACAAGTTTACTTTGATAGAATTTAATGCAACCCAACTGTATCCTGACTAACTTTGCCTCAAGTCATTGCCCTCAGTGACCTTACTAGCAGAGAATGATTCATCCCTGCTTTTATCCCTCCCCGAGGTTCAGCTGTATTTCACACCTCTTTCTGTGTTTCTACAGCTTGTTTGTGGACTTGAACACGTCCAGATCATTGCACAATCTTAACAGAGAACACCTGCTTAAGTCTCACTCACCATTTTCCTCTGGTTGCTGAGGCAAAATGTGCAGATCTGTTTGGGCTGCGAGTTCTCCGAGTCCCGACTAGGCGAGCCATGGTGGTGGTAGTAGTTTGAGGTTGAAGGCCCTCCGCTGTGGCACGGCTGTCCATCCCCACAAGCTTCACCAACAAGGAGCACGTTTCCAAGGTGGGAGATGTAACTGGACGCCAACCGCAAGGTCTCGATCTTGGACAGCTTCCGGTCAGCAGGCTCTGTTGGGATGAGAGTCCTTAACGCGGTGAAGGCTGTGTTGACGCTGTTGGTGCGATCCCGCTCCCGTGCGTTGGCTGCATTGCGTGGACGGCCCTCTGCCACTGGAGCCATTGTCCCGGTGGAGTTGGGTGATGTACCTATCAGCCGTCCTCCACCTACACCAGGTTTCCGCTTTCTTCCAACTTTAAGTTCGTATCCCGAGGCGTCCAAACGAAACGAGCGGTCATCCGAGCCCGAGCTCTCGCTTCCATTTTCGTCATCCTCTGACATCATCGAGATCTCGGAGTACAGGTATCGGCTGGGAGCCGGTCGCACCATCGCGAAAGACATCACTGAAACCTCCGAACCTCTCCACACAGATTTCAAATGTTGCTTGCAAGACTCTAGAGTTCGTAATGCATGGATCTCTGGTTCCGAAGCCAAGTCCTCCACTTGTTTGCTCTCCGGATAGTCCTCTAGTACAGTTGCACTCTGGTATTACATTGCCCTGCTACTAGGAATTATTTGAAATGAGTTTTTCCTTGAAGTCGAGAGTTGGAGAATTGATCCTGAAGGGTTGAATTTGTTGTTTGTCCTCACTCACATCACATATG
Protein-coding regions in this window:
- the LOC132104641 gene encoding basic helix-loop-helix transcription factor scleraxis-like produces the protein MSFAMVRPAPSRYLYSEISMMSEDDENGSESSGSDDRSFRLDASGYELKVGRKRKPGVGGGRLIGTSPNSTGTMAPVAEGRPRNAANARERDRTNSVNTAFTALRTLIPTEPADRKLSKIETLRLASSYISHLGNVLLVGEACGDGQPCHSGGPSTSNYYHHHGSPSRDSENSQPKQICTFCLSNQRKMSKDRERKSALRS